The nucleotide sequence AACAAATCTGTCGGAGTGCATCAATGCAGTTCTCAAGGGTACACGACACTTGCCAATTTATGCCATCATGCGCATCACGTACGAACGGTTGCAGAAGTTGTTCGTCACAAAGAGCAGGGATGCGCAGTCACAGCTGGCTGCTAGAAATCGCTTCTCCTAGAGGCTGATGGTAGCCATTGAGAAGAACAGAGAAGTGGGAGCCAACGTAGTTAGACCAAGTTGTTCGACTTGTCCGTCATCAGATAGCCTTCGATTAGTAACATGATGTAGCACCTAGCGTACTGTTGGAGGGTCTCTAGATCGTCCGTCAGGGGCATCTGGCGGACAAGGTCCCGCAGCCATACAAGATTCAGCGTGAATGACTCCTTCCTCTGCGCCGCTTGCTATGGAGCCACCGGAGGCCTGGCACCTAGTAGCCGCTCCACCAACTCCCACGTTTCCGTGTGGTAGCACCTACCGAAGTCACGAAAGCACCCCAACTGGGTCTCCGTGTGCGCGTAGTCCTAGGTAGTATGCCATGTCCTGTAGGGTGATAGTGGCCTTACCCCACAGGAGATGGAACGTGTGGGTCTCCAGACGCCATCGCTCTACGAATGTCGTAATTAGGGAATTGTCGAATGTGAAATCCTTGAGAGGCACCGTGTCTCCGAATCCAGCCTCCCTCAGATACGGGACGATGGCGTTGGGTGGAGGAAGGGTATGACTCACTCGTCGGGGTAGTAGAAGGCGAGGctctgaaaaaaaatatatattcacaATTATCaagaaataattttaaattttttattggttCTTTGAAGTTTAATGGTCCTTATAAtatcattaaatttttaattaggtttctatattttttattaatttttgacNNNNNNNNNNNNNNNNNNNNNNNNNNNNNNNNNNNNNNNNNNNNNNNNNNNNNNNNNNNNNNNNNNNNNNNNNNNNNNNNNNNNNNNNNNNNNNNNNNNNNNNNNNNNNNNNNNNNNNNNNNNNNNNNNNNNNNNNNNNNNNNNNNNNNNNNNNNNNNNNNNNNNNNNNNNNNNNNNNNNNNNNNNNNNNNNNNNNNNNaaattaaaaaaatataaaaatctaattataaatttgacgAAACTATAAGAAATAAAATAGAGTTCCAAATTAATAATTATGTAGTAACAACCTAACACAAGTGAAATAAAATAGAGTTCCAAATTTCTACCAGTAACCTATTCCTAACGATACAAACTATATTCTAGTTCTTGACTACCCTAACGATGGCtacatatacacatatatatctatatctatatggGATTATATAAAATTCAACACAACAAAACTAACCGCAAAGTCGGCTACCCCGACGTAATGCGAAGTCTTGTTCAGTCTGTTGATGTCTCCATTGCGCACGGCATCGTCGTATTTATCGATTTTATGGTTAGAAAGACataaaagagaggagaaagtggTTGAAAAGTTCAAATTGGGGCCAGTCAAACACTGTCAACGACATATATTTATAGCCGTCCccagtcttatctcgtttacactgtaaacgagatacgtgtaaaattatctcatttacagtgtaaatgaaataAGAGAGGCCGACGGATTTCggtaataacttttaaaattatttaattcaataattattacatttatttaatttatttaaataaaaaatccgaaTTATAATAGAATgcaaaaaataggaaaataactACTGGCCATTATTTTTAGAAATTGTAATTGCACCATTTTCATCTATGGTATCATCAATAAGAAATAATTGATTCAAGGCATCTTGTAAGGATTCAACTGCTGAAAACCCACTTATTCATTTGCAAATTATAGGCGAATAAAATCCATTCAATTACTAATTATCAGGGAATATGATATCAGACACAactacaaaagagaaaaaatgtcAGTCATGTGAAGTTTTTGTTCCCTTCTCACTTTCTCAGCATAGATATGACATTTTATCAAATAATTTGTGAGGCATAACTAAAATTGAAAACTTAATAGTATAAAGGTATAGCctttgaaaaaatagaaaaagaaatcaTGACTATGAACTCATTTAGTTAGCTACATTTGATGAACAAAACAATAGGATGATAGGAAAAGCTAACATGGACAGAAAAAGATCCATAAATAGGAGGAGGAGAAACTCACTAAGCATTTCAAACTTGGGAGCCATTTCAACAAAGAGGTAGAATAAATCAGAACAGATATATCAATCAACAGGATAAGAGTGTAGGACAAAATAGAcatatcaatttcaaagggaGAAATGGAGAAAGAGAAAACCACAAAGTAGCGGTAGTGATTATGTTGAGAAAGGAATGCGCACATAATGTGAATATATAGGCAATGTAATTGAATAACAATTTCATATATCAGCATGAATGAAATTCAAATTAATGGATATATCATATACATTTTAACACCATTACTGGCATTCAATTGGTTTGGTAATGATCATCACAATAACAAACTGATAGTACCaaactaataaataataataatcactaaAGTGTTAATCAGGGGTGCAGCAACATGAGACCTAAGATATGTTAGGAAGATTAGATAATATTTGAATCCCATTTTGGTGTAGACAGCCAATAAAGAGAAATGTCTGAAGTGaaaataaataactgaaaaaaaaaactgaaggAGGAATAAAAAAAGTTGGATGTAAACAAGAAAATGGGATTCAAAAAACATTTATACACAAATAAATTAAGAGCTGTGTGTTTAGAAGCAGAAGTAAAGCTTTAGCGGCCATAGGCTAAACTTTCTAttacaataaaagaaaataagaagctACAATTTATTTGAATGCAGGTCCATAAGCTCCTAACAGCTGGTGATTTCTATAACTCAAAAAGGGGTTGTTATACAGGTATTCCAAAATTCCTACTACAAGAATGATACATACAAAAGGCATGAGATATCAACAGCATTTGTCAGCGTAAATAATTATTTGATCAATTTAAACGCAACTCAGCTACCATCGATCAAGCTGTCTGGACCTCCACAATGTTATAGATCCTGCACTTATCCAATTCTGTGTTGTTTTACTCCAAAGTGGCAATGAAAAAATTAGGGGTGTAATTTTCATCATCCAACACCTAAATGCTCCTTACAACATTTTCTTAGCGAACAACTGAAAACTACGTTGTAATGCTTTGTAATGCTTTTCTGATGAAagatcaaaatttttatttgattgagtcgTCTTCATCACTAACTTTGAGTGCCAACTAAACTATGTCCTGATAGCTTCNTGAATATATATTGGACAATGTCACATAATGACCAGCTTCTTGAGGTTCTAAATCAATCAATTTTTCAGCAGCCAGTTTGCCAACGCTAACATTTTGGTGCTCTTGGCATGCTGCAAGTAAAGCTCCCCAAACATGTTTATCTGGTTCCAGTGGCATCTTGTTAATGAAATGAAAAGCATCTTCAAGCCTGCCAGCGCGAGCTAGCATGTCAACAACACAAGAGAAGTGTTCCTTTGCTGGGTTTAAGCTGAATTCCTCTATCATTCTGTAGAAGAGTTCAATCCCTTCATTCACAAGTCCTGAATGACTGCAAGCCGAGAGGGCAGATGAAAATGTTACCGAATCCGGGCTAATGCCTGCATCCCTCATTTCTTGCAAAAGCTTTAGAACAGTTTGGCCAAGGCCATGCATTCCAAATCCGCTGATAATTGTGTTCCATGAAACCAAGTCCCTCACAGCCATGGTGGAAAACACAGAATATGCATATGCAATGCATCCACATTTCGAGTATGTATGAATTAGTGCATTACAAACAGGAATTACCCAATTGTAACGGTGTTTTAAGACATATGCGTGCATCTCTTTTCCACGTCTCAAGTCACACGCAAGCAATAGAGTAGATACAGTTGTCTGATCAACTTTTACATTGCTTGCTTGCATTTCCTTGAAACATTGAACTGCCTCGTTTGCTAGCCCCATATCAATGAGCCCATAAATCATGGCATTCCAAGTAACAACATCAGATTTGTCCATTCTATCAAATACATTTTCAGCATCATTTAGCCTTCCACAATTGGCATATAAAGTCAATAAAGCAGCACCAGCAGACTTGTAAAACGCATCCCCGGAAATGACTTTGACACCATAACAGTGCACTTCATTCCCACTAGTTAAGGACCCCAAAAACCTGCATGATACAAGGATACCAGAAAGAGAATCCACATCAGGCAAAACCATCCCAAAATTAACCATATCCCTAAAAGTTCCCAATGCAAGATCATGTCTCCCAACACCAGCATAACCTGAAATTAATGTTGTCCATGAAATAACATTAGGATCCTTAATTTGATGAAAGACCCTTAAGGCCTCACTGCAAAGCCCCATCTTACAATAAGCATCCATCATAGTGTTCCATGTCACAACATCCGGTTCGCAATCCCCACTTGCTCTCATCAATCCCAACAGTCGCACAGCCTCCTCGAACAACCCATTAGACACATACCCAGACATCATTGAATTCCATGAAAAAACATCTCGTTCAGACATTTCATTGAACACCTTTTGAGCACTCTGAACGTCTGCGCATTTTGAGTACATATCCAGCACAGCATTGCGAGCTTGCAAGTTGGACTCTGACCCGAAAATGATGACATCCTTGTGCACTGCAACACCGGTTTCAAACCACCGAGATTGAGCACATGCCTTTAAAACCTTGGGAAACACGTAACCATCTGGGACAACACCCATTACCCTCAAATCAACATAGGTTCTTATGCATTGGCGCATTTGCCCATGTCTGGAGTAGAACCGCAAGATGGAGGTGAAGGCGAACACATTAGGTGGGTGCAGGTGATGGAGCAAGAACAATGCAGAAGATATGTCATCGCAATCAATGTAAAGCTGGATTAGTTTCGTCGCAAAGAAAGGGTTGCGGTGTGTGCCATTGATGATGATTTGCTGGTGAATCTGTTTTGCTTTGGTGAGAGATTTGGAAGATGAGCATGCTTGTAATGTGATTGAGGTTTGTGTTGGTGGAGATGGTAAGAATGAAAATGCTCTTTGTGAGCGTAGTGGCCATACCCTCATTAATATGGAGCGTTGCTGTTGAAATAGGTTCTAAATTCTCATTTGAatcttctatttctcttcctAACACGCCTAAGGTCTAACACAAACAGAACAGGAGTGAACACTTGGCCAATTTCATTGGCTGACATTTGACCCCCTTTTTATCTTCCAAATGGCTTCAATTCATAGGCGTTCTCCTCTGCAACACAAGAGAAAGAAGAATGTTATGATTCCTTGGCCACAAGGAATATGACTACACCATCAATGAAGAGTGTACTTTTTGTTATCCTGTGGAGCTATATGCATGTCTATGTTGCCATTCATTTCATTTTTTGCCTGAGTCGTTTGGATGTTCTTGCATGTTATGTAGTCTTAGCCAATGGATGTAAATTTTCCTGCTTTTACCAACTATCTAATTGGCTATGCATTGTTCAATAGAGTGCTGCATGTTGTGAGATTGCCTTTCTTAAAAGAGTACGGAAAATCTTAAAACATCATGGCTATTTGGAGTGcagaaaattgaataaaaaaattaatacaaattgTTTGTGCAGCATACATACACCAAGTAAAATCAGATTTCTATATAAAGTATAAACTAATTGATACTCGAGGATTCTACAGCAGAACAACATACCTCAGTTGCGAAGGAGAAATGGGTGCATAGTGCATACCATTTGACTAGGCTAGATCCATTCCATTTAAGTCTTGCATACTAAGCTTCTTACTTTGAAATATATCGATTCTATTCTTTTAATATAGCTCTCAACCATGGTGCACTTATTGTTGTAGTGCTAGCAAGCTTGGATAGAACTTCAAGGTCTGTGTTGACCGTGTTTGAGAAGTTGCAACAATAGAAAACTACTTCCGAAAATTCTACAAAGTTTGCATTTTGATGATTACACTACTTAAATGTTCTATTAATGCACCCTGTTTGGAGAATTTGTTGATTGGATCATGTCATATTTTAGAGAAATCAGTACCGAAGCAGTTATCGTAGTTATGCTGTTATGCAGCTGTTCAAACAAAAGAGATATAATGGTTAGATTCATTCTCTTTAACCTTTTGTTTAGATAATCAACCATTTCCATTCAGAATTTGGAAGATGGAAATGCCTGAAAAAAAAAAGCTTTGTATGAGGTTGTTATGTTAATATTATCATGATTTTACAAATTATAGTTATCATAACAAATACATGTTACATGCATGCTTTGAACTAAATACCTTCTGCAGGCAAAGTTGGTTTTCAACTATTTATTGTAACTAAATAAATTGTATCCCTAATCATCTAGCTTAAAACAAGTTAACAACACACTGAAGTTACACAAAGAGCATAACAAACAACAATGGCAGAACAATCACGAAGCAtgaaaacaaattcaaaaatcaatgccTAATTTGGGCAATTCTCTTCAATGGCAGCACAATggcaaaagaaagcaagaaaacaaACTCAAACTCACGACAAAGGCGGAACAGTGATGAGACACCATGCCGGAGACATGACAGCAGAGCAGACCCGAGACTGCATAGTTGAGACACAACGGAAGAGCAAGACACCATGCAGCTTACCTAGACTTAACTCGTAAGAGTTTACCTACTACGATTTTTTTTGTTCCATATAAACAAAACAATcataatacaaaaaatatatatcttaCAGAAAATTTGCTCAAATATGAGCATTCTAAGTTCATAATTCCACCATAAAGCACATGATAAATCAAAAATAGAAGTTTTCTAGTGCTATAGTGCATGAAGATCCTTCACAATTATGCAATAACAATTCATGCTTAAGCACTCTATGTTCTGATTCTAATATAACAATTTAACACACACAAGCATACAAACAAAGCATGATTCCTAATCAACATTCTCAGACAGCTTGATTCCTGAAAAAAATGTATAACACTCCAACTAAATCAGAATCATTGAACAGCCACAACCCTCCCTAATCAACAGAATAAGTAACTGCCATAATAAAATAACAGAGTATCAATGATCAAATTTCTAACACTAACAGAATAACAAACTAACAGGTAACACACTAACAATTAAAGAAATTCTATTTCTAATTTTGAAATAGATGTGATGGAGATGGAGAATGAAGATGTACCTGAATCTGAAGGGGAGAAAGGAAGGAGAAGGCACGGCGGAGAAGAAGTAGAGGCGAAGACGAAGCACCACCGACGACTAATGGAGGAGATACGGGAAAAGCAGAACGACGGTGAAAGACGGAGTAGGAGAAGAGGCG is from Arachis ipaensis cultivar K30076 chromosome B01, Araip1.1, whole genome shotgun sequence and encodes:
- the LOC107647434 gene encoding pentatricopeptide repeat-containing protein DOT4, chloroplastic-like gives rise to the protein MRVWPLRSQRAFSFLPSPPTQTSITLQACSSSKSLTKAKQIHQQIIINGTHRNPFFATKLIQLYIDCDDISSALFLLHHLHPPNVFAFTSILRFYSRHGQMRQCIRTYVDLRVMGVVPDGYVFPKVLKACAQSRWFETGVAVHKDVIIFGSESNLQARNAVLDMYSKCADVQSAQKVFNEMSERDVFSWNSMMSGYVSNGLFEEAVRLLGLMRASGDCEPDVVTWNTMMDAYCKMGLCSEALRVFHQIKDPNVISWTTLISGYAGVGRHDLALGTFRDMVNFGMVLPDVDSLSGILVSCRFLGSLTSGNEVHCYGVKVISGDAFYKSAGAALLTLYANCGRLNDAENVFDRMDKSDVVTWNAMIYGLIDMGLANEAVQCFKEMQASNVKVDQTTVSTLLLACDLRRGKEMHAYVLKHRYNWVIPVCNALIHTYSKCGCIAYAYSVFSTMAVRDLVSWNTIISGFGMHGLGQTVLKLLQEMRDAGISPDSVTFSSALSACSHSGLVNEGIELFYRMIEEFSLNPAKEHFSCVVDMLARAGRLEDAFHFINKMPLEPDKHVWGALLAACQEHQNVSVGKLAAEKLIDLEPQEAGHYVTLSNIYSXSYQDIV